Proteins from a single region of Hyalangium ruber:
- the asd gene encoding archaetidylserine decarboxylase (Phosphatidylserine decarboxylase is synthesized as a single chain precursor. Generation of the pyruvoyl active site from a Ser is coupled to cleavage of a Gly-Ser bond between the larger (beta) and smaller (alpha chains). It is an integral membrane protein.), producing the protein MNDQTFMKLMQLLPKSALSSAVGLATRLPAPAPVHRMAMKAFAKAYNVDMQEAEHSFDRYSTFAEFFTRGLKPGMRPVDAGEKVVVSPVDGRVSQVGYSEHGRCLQAKGIEYTVDELLGDSEAAKPFHGGAWTTVYLSPRDYHRIHAPLGGMITGYAYIPGEFWPVNPASVKNKKSLFCVNERLVTYLDTVAGKCAVVKVGATCVSRIKAAYDEVVTHTGQPGKVHKYDAHKPVEKGGELGRFEMGSTIILLFEPKRVKWDESLQPEAVLRLGQRIGEIP; encoded by the coding sequence ATGAACGATCAGACCTTCATGAAGTTGATGCAGCTGTTGCCCAAGTCCGCCCTGTCCTCCGCGGTGGGGCTGGCCACGCGCCTGCCCGCGCCGGCGCCCGTCCACCGCATGGCGATGAAGGCCTTCGCCAAGGCGTACAACGTGGACATGCAGGAGGCGGAGCACTCGTTCGATCGCTACTCCACCTTCGCCGAGTTCTTCACCCGTGGCCTGAAGCCGGGCATGCGCCCGGTGGACGCGGGGGAGAAGGTGGTGGTGTCCCCGGTGGACGGCCGGGTGTCCCAGGTGGGCTACTCCGAGCACGGCCGGTGCCTGCAGGCCAAGGGCATCGAGTACACGGTGGACGAGCTGCTCGGGGACTCCGAGGCGGCCAAGCCCTTCCATGGGGGCGCCTGGACGACGGTGTACCTGTCGCCCCGCGACTACCACCGCATCCACGCGCCGCTGGGCGGCATGATTACCGGCTACGCGTACATCCCCGGTGAGTTCTGGCCGGTGAACCCCGCGTCGGTAAAGAACAAGAAGTCGCTGTTCTGCGTGAACGAGCGGCTGGTGACGTACCTGGACACCGTGGCCGGCAAGTGCGCGGTGGTGAAGGTCGGCGCCACGTGCGTGTCGCGCATCAAGGCGGCGTATGACGAGGTCGTCACCCACACGGGCCAGCCGGGCAAGGTCCACAAGTACGACGCGCACAAGCCCGTGGAGAAGGGTGGGGAGCTGGGCCGCTTCGAGATGGGGTCCACGATCATCCTCCTGTTCGAGCCCAAGCGGGTGAAGTGGGACGAGAGCCTGCAGCCGGAGGCGGTGCTGCGGTTGGGGCAGCGCATCGGGGAGATTCCGTGA
- the cobT gene encoding nicotinate-nucleotide--dimethylbenzimidazole phosphoribosyltransferase gives MRAYRSACEAIPAPDSRAASQCQALLDAKTKPRGSLGRLEELACRMAALRGEARPAMPSKAVLVMAADHGVVQEGVSAYPPEVTGQMVANFARGGAAINVLARQVGAWVTVVDMGVRFPVKSLTGVKVHRMGPGTDNFTKGPAMSRETAEEALDVGTRLAVDMAMTGVTLLGLGEMGIGNTTASSALTCALTGLSPEEATGRGTGVDEEGWRRKVQAVKRALEVNRPNPEDPLGVLAQLGGFEIAGLAGAALGAASRRVPVVLDGFISSVAGMVAARLCPQVKPYLLASHLSVEAGHTRVLQELEQRPLLDLGLRLGEGSGAAVAFGLVDTALCILHEMATFTSAGVIDTGR, from the coding sequence GTGCGTGCCTATCGCTCCGCTTGTGAAGCCATTCCGGCTCCGGACTCCCGTGCTGCCTCGCAGTGCCAGGCCCTGCTGGACGCCAAGACCAAGCCACGTGGCAGTCTTGGCCGTCTGGAAGAGCTGGCCTGTCGCATGGCCGCCCTGCGCGGTGAGGCCCGGCCCGCCATGCCCTCCAAAGCCGTGCTCGTCATGGCCGCCGACCATGGCGTGGTGCAGGAGGGCGTCAGCGCCTATCCCCCCGAGGTGACGGGGCAGATGGTGGCCAACTTCGCCCGGGGCGGCGCCGCTATCAACGTGCTGGCTCGCCAGGTGGGAGCCTGGGTGACGGTGGTGGACATGGGAGTGCGCTTCCCGGTGAAGAGCCTCACCGGCGTGAAGGTCCACCGCATGGGCCCGGGCACGGACAACTTCACCAAGGGCCCGGCCATGAGCCGCGAGACGGCCGAGGAAGCCCTGGACGTGGGCACGCGGCTGGCCGTCGACATGGCCATGACCGGCGTGACGCTGCTGGGCCTGGGCGAGATGGGCATTGGCAACACCACCGCGTCGAGCGCGCTCACCTGCGCGCTCACCGGGCTCTCTCCCGAGGAGGCCACGGGGCGCGGCACCGGCGTGGATGAGGAGGGGTGGCGTCGCAAGGTCCAGGCCGTGAAGCGCGCGCTGGAGGTGAACCGCCCCAACCCGGAGGATCCCCTGGGAGTGCTGGCCCAACTGGGAGGCTTCGAGATCGCCGGGCTGGCGGGTGCGGCGCTGGGCGCGGCCTCCCGGCGCGTGCCCGTCGTGCTCGATGGCTTCATCTCCTCGGTGGCCGGAATGGTGGCGGCCCGGCTGTGCCCCCAGGTGAAGCCCTACCTGCTGGCCAGCCACCTCTCCGTCGAGGCGGGGCACACGCGGGTGCTCCAGGAGCTGGAGCAGCGGCCGCTGCTGGATCTAGGCCTGCGGCTGGGCGAAGGCAGCGGCGCCGCCGTCGCCTTCGGGCTGGTGGACACCGCGCTGTGCATCCTGCACGAGATGGCCACCTTCACCTCGGCAGGCGTCATCGATACGGGCCGCTGA
- a CDS encoding response regulator gives MSGSRLVSGSRVAVIGGGIAGAGLAASLLFNGRARGVPLDVRVYSHGDPESVPPPVVLTPECRSRLAALGCRVSMDWRAHELRGVEVLAQGRRELLPAPPGGLWVVDGWPNGAGGLAVVREALVTAATAQGARFLDRHVERVERQLPAPDAPAAVKNSGPLVVRAQGSGERYHAVALATGAGASLGDAFFPGFQPAPTVAAVQARVRHGSSRLSIAPLARLWIAPLPTVDGLFLLPGAHSVYALAFGPAVTPADLCQVLMMAARDGLLEEGFELSAMETTRLPFGPGRCVVAPGQVAVGPAALGHPLQIGLSETLATCSRAAVGLLDGGLEAAALERRYVREGLSELMEDAAAGARSIAWLRRAGPRAPEAFLAARRRGSVGGVYSGGVLGLAAPTPLALLASARWAGLREVLGSWLRTTVEPVPTAIPSLEPDLYYVVDDDPDAREAITQLLESTGATVVSFADELALFCAVARRPPTAILLDVVLHWVDGLRLCEGLKQHPLTRNTRVVVMSGLNRPHVRQRALDAGAEAFFPKPVEPERLLRLLMGHAPEAPAPVRVAEGTTGLESDRYAS, from the coding sequence ATGAGCGGAAGCAGGCTGGTGAGCGGTTCGAGGGTGGCGGTCATCGGTGGGGGCATCGCTGGCGCGGGCTTGGCTGCCTCCCTGCTCTTCAATGGACGGGCGCGCGGGGTTCCATTGGACGTGCGTGTGTACTCGCATGGGGATCCGGAGAGCGTGCCGCCGCCGGTGGTGCTCACGCCGGAGTGTCGCTCCCGGCTCGCCGCGCTGGGCTGCCGCGTGTCCATGGACTGGCGCGCGCATGAGCTGCGCGGCGTGGAGGTGCTTGCCCAGGGACGGCGGGAGCTGCTGCCCGCGCCTCCCGGTGGCCTGTGGGTCGTGGATGGCTGGCCCAATGGCGCTGGCGGGCTGGCGGTGGTTCGCGAGGCCCTCGTCACGGCCGCCACGGCCCAGGGCGCTCGCTTCCTGGATCGCCATGTCGAGCGCGTCGAGCGCCAGCTTCCGGCTCCGGATGCGCCCGCCGCGGTGAAGAACAGCGGTCCGCTCGTGGTGCGCGCCCAGGGCAGCGGTGAGCGCTACCACGCGGTGGCGCTCGCCACGGGCGCCGGGGCTTCGCTCGGCGATGCCTTCTTCCCTGGCTTCCAGCCCGCGCCCACGGTGGCCGCGGTGCAGGCCCGGGTGCGCCATGGCTCCTCGCGGCTGTCGATCGCTCCGCTGGCGCGGCTGTGGATCGCTCCCCTTCCCACGGTGGATGGCCTGTTCCTGCTGCCGGGCGCCCACTCCGTCTACGCGCTGGCCTTCGGCCCGGCGGTGACTCCGGCCGACCTGTGCCAGGTGCTGATGATGGCGGCGCGGGATGGGCTCCTGGAGGAAGGCTTCGAGCTCTCCGCGATGGAGACCACCCGGCTGCCCTTCGGTCCGGGGCGCTGTGTGGTGGCGCCGGGACAGGTCGCCGTGGGGCCGGCCGCGCTCGGGCATCCGCTGCAGATCGGTCTGTCGGAGACGCTGGCCACGTGCAGCCGCGCGGCGGTGGGCCTGCTGGATGGAGGCTTGGAGGCCGCTGCCCTGGAGCGCCGCTATGTGCGCGAGGGACTCTCGGAGTTGATGGAGGACGCGGCGGCGGGAGCTCGCTCCATTGCCTGGCTGCGGCGGGCCGGTCCTCGGGCGCCCGAGGCGTTTCTCGCGGCGCGGCGCCGGGGCTCGGTGGGGGGTGTCTACAGCGGCGGCGTGCTGGGACTGGCCGCCCCTACCCCACTGGCACTGCTGGCCTCGGCGCGCTGGGCGGGCCTGCGCGAGGTGCTGGGCTCGTGGCTGCGCACCACGGTGGAGCCGGTGCCCACGGCCATCCCCTCGCTGGAGCCGGACCTCTATTACGTGGTGGATGACGATCCGGACGCGCGCGAGGCGATCACCCAGCTCCTGGAGTCCACGGGCGCCACGGTGGTGTCCTTCGCGGATGAGCTGGCGCTGTTCTGCGCGGTGGCGCGGCGGCCCCCCACGGCGATCCTCCTGGACGTGGTGCTGCACTGGGTGGACGGGCTGCGGCTGTGCGAGGGCCTCAAGCAGCACCCGCTGACGCGCAACACGCGCGTGGTGGTGATGAGCGGCCTGAACCGGCCCCACGTGCGGCAGCGGGCCCTGGACGCGGGCGCCGAGGCGTTCTTCCCCAAGCCCGTGGAACCCGAGCGCCTCCTGCGACTGCTGATGGGCCATGCTCCGGAGGCTCCGGCGCCGGTTCGGGTGGCCGAGGGCACCACGGGTCTGGAGTCCGACCGCTACGCCTCCTGA
- the hisS gene encoding histidine--tRNA ligase yields MNDLLPGELGGEMAPVETWQHVERTTRELFSRFGYGEIRTPTLEDTALFVRSVGEETDIVGKEMYTFDDKAGRSLSLRPEGTAPAARAYIEHAVSNQEPLTRWYYIGPMFRYERMKTGRYRQFFQIGAEAYGSKEPAQDVEVMDMVVQLLEALGLQDISLNINSLGDEACRPAYQQKLVEHLTAHRAELCEDCQRRLERNPLRVLDCKNEKCQAIARAAPDILQFLCEPCKAHFDEVKRKLDALGVRYVINPQMVRGLDYYTRTTFEFIAAHPALGTASTVGGGGRYDKLVKSLGGPDVPAVGFGLGLDRLTLLLKEGGQQYGAPPDVFIAVADEGSADEAFALASRLRREGLKVEFDTRGGSLRSQMKRADKTRARFTLVLGQAERESGKAQLKPMAGGEPIPVALGEVAQAVRAAAAPR; encoded by the coding sequence ATGAACGATCTCCTGCCCGGAGAGCTGGGCGGGGAGATGGCGCCGGTGGAGACGTGGCAGCACGTGGAGCGCACCACGCGCGAGCTGTTCTCGCGCTTCGGCTACGGAGAGATCCGCACGCCGACGCTGGAGGACACGGCGCTGTTCGTGCGCAGCGTGGGCGAGGAGACGGACATCGTCGGCAAGGAGATGTACACCTTCGACGACAAGGCGGGCCGCAGCCTGTCGCTGCGTCCGGAGGGCACGGCGCCCGCGGCGCGCGCGTACATCGAGCACGCGGTGTCCAACCAGGAGCCGCTGACGCGCTGGTACTACATCGGCCCGATGTTCCGGTACGAGCGGATGAAGACGGGCCGCTACCGGCAGTTCTTCCAGATCGGCGCGGAGGCGTACGGCTCGAAGGAGCCGGCGCAGGACGTCGAGGTGATGGACATGGTCGTCCAGCTCCTCGAGGCGCTGGGGCTCCAGGACATCTCGCTCAACATCAACTCGCTGGGCGACGAGGCGTGCCGGCCGGCGTACCAGCAGAAGCTGGTGGAGCACCTGACGGCGCACCGGGCCGAGCTGTGCGAGGACTGCCAGCGCCGGCTGGAGCGCAACCCGCTGCGGGTGCTCGACTGCAAGAACGAGAAGTGCCAGGCGATCGCTCGGGCGGCGCCGGACATCCTCCAGTTCCTGTGCGAGCCCTGCAAGGCGCACTTCGATGAGGTGAAGCGCAAGCTGGACGCGCTGGGCGTGCGCTACGTCATCAACCCTCAGATGGTGCGCGGGCTGGACTACTACACGCGCACGACGTTCGAGTTCATCGCGGCGCACCCGGCGCTGGGCACGGCGAGCACGGTGGGCGGCGGCGGACGGTACGACAAGCTGGTGAAGAGCCTGGGCGGGCCGGACGTGCCGGCGGTGGGCTTCGGGCTGGGGCTGGATCGGCTGACGCTGCTCTTGAAGGAGGGCGGTCAGCAGTACGGCGCGCCGCCGGACGTGTTCATCGCGGTGGCGGACGAGGGCTCGGCGGACGAGGCCTTCGCGCTGGCCAGCCGGCTGCGCCGCGAGGGCCTGAAGGTGGAGTTCGACACGCGTGGCGGCAGCCTCCGCAGCCAGATGAAGCGCGCGGACAAGACGCGGGCGCGCTTCACGCTGGTGCTCGGCCAGGCGGAGCGCGAGAGCGGCAAGGCGCAGCTCAAGCCCATGGCGGGGGGCGAGCCCATCCCCGTGGCGCTGGGCGAGGTGGCCCAAGCGGTGCGAGCCGCCGCGGCCCCTCGCTGA
- a CDS encoding tetratricopeptide repeat protein has translation MYNLLISLGVGILVALGVRAAGFSIWAGLIPGTLAFIITFILLARWVAKRIQLLMDSVQKEFQGQPANQKEALQRVERAVKTLEQGLIYDKWQIMVGPEIHAQIGMLKYMAKDLDGAKVHFAKASTRNYMAKAMEGALHYQRKDMAAMQASFEAAVKTGKKESIVWAVYAWCLLQLKEKDKALQVLARATQTNPSDEKLKASLTQLQNDKRLKMKPYEPTWWQFGLEAPPAPTMGGGGGGGRRVQFINRR, from the coding sequence ATGTACAACCTCCTTATATCCCTGGGTGTCGGCATCCTGGTGGCCCTGGGCGTCAGGGCCGCCGGGTTCTCCATCTGGGCCGGCCTCATCCCGGGGACCCTGGCCTTCATCATCACCTTCATCCTGCTGGCCCGTTGGGTCGCCAAGCGCATCCAGCTCCTCATGGACTCCGTCCAGAAGGAGTTCCAGGGGCAGCCGGCCAACCAGAAGGAGGCCCTCCAGCGCGTGGAGCGCGCCGTGAAGACGCTGGAGCAGGGGCTGATCTACGACAAGTGGCAGATCATGGTCGGCCCGGAGATCCACGCCCAGATCGGCATGCTCAAGTACATGGCCAAGGACCTGGACGGCGCCAAGGTCCACTTCGCCAAGGCCAGCACGCGCAACTACATGGCCAAGGCCATGGAGGGCGCCCTGCACTACCAGCGCAAGGACATGGCCGCCATGCAGGCCTCCTTCGAGGCCGCGGTGAAGACCGGCAAGAAGGAGTCCATCGTCTGGGCCGTGTACGCCTGGTGCCTCCTGCAGCTCAAGGAGAAGGACAAGGCCCTGCAGGTGCTCGCCCGCGCCACGCAGACCAACCCCTCCGATGAGAAGCTCAAGGCCAGCCTCACCCAGCTGCAGAACGACAAGCGGCTGAAGATGAAGCCCTACGAGCCCACCTGGTGGCAGTTCGGCCTCGAGGCCCCGCCCGCGCCCACCATGGGGGGCGGCGGAGGCGGCGGCCGCCGCGTGCAGTTCATTAATCGACGTTAG
- a CDS encoding response regulator → MKVLLVEDDPSLREGMGEVIADFVDVRTVASVDAALAALREERFELVLADLRIGGAATGGKTILEAARRRLQPVAIVSAAAEEEIRKALHPFTADALLGKPFQLEEMTALVERFLALRKDADRLSKEQPPESAWTEAAPGVYLARQSSETWVRFQPGTQSAWPFPLEGTASLLLEGDLEVGGEPQTAPRYFFLSTGHPPTARSEKGCLVLSLPLRG, encoded by the coding sequence ATGAAGGTGCTGCTGGTCGAAGACGACCCGAGCCTGCGCGAGGGGATGGGCGAGGTGATCGCCGACTTCGTGGATGTCCGCACGGTCGCCTCGGTGGACGCGGCCCTGGCGGCGCTTCGAGAAGAGCGCTTCGAGCTGGTCCTGGCGGATCTGCGCATTGGCGGCGCGGCCACGGGAGGGAAGACGATCCTCGAGGCGGCCCGGCGGCGGCTGCAGCCAGTGGCCATCGTCAGCGCGGCGGCCGAGGAGGAGATCCGCAAGGCGCTGCACCCCTTCACGGCGGACGCCCTCCTGGGCAAGCCCTTCCAGCTCGAGGAGATGACGGCGCTCGTGGAGCGCTTCCTGGCCTTGAGGAAGGACGCGGACCGGCTCTCGAAGGAGCAGCCACCCGAGTCGGCGTGGACGGAGGCTGCTCCGGGAGTGTACCTGGCGCGGCAATCGTCCGAGACATGGGTCCGGTTCCAGCCAGGGACCCAGAGCGCCTGGCCGTTTCCTCTCGAGGGGACGGCGAGCCTGCTCCTCGAAGGGGATCTCGAGGTAGGGGGCGAGCCGCAGACGGCCCCCCGGTACTTCTTCCTCTCGACCGGTCATCCCCCCACGGCGCGCAGCGAGAAGGGGTGCCTGGTGCTCTCACTGCCGCTGCGCGGTTGA
- a CDS encoding TIGR02266 family protein, translating to MENRRNARVPSRMRCWCEGGNVTLYSRVGNLSEGGMFLRTSTPLQEGTRATVRLGVGEENGPELHTAVKVVWSRKNGHTWPPGMGLAFEELDAANLERLRQIISHEQTRWPGA from the coding sequence ATGGAGAACCGTAGGAACGCGCGGGTTCCGTCCCGTATGCGCTGCTGGTGCGAAGGGGGCAACGTCACCCTGTACTCGCGCGTGGGCAATCTGAGCGAGGGGGGCATGTTCCTGCGCACGAGCACGCCGCTGCAGGAGGGCACGCGCGCCACGGTGCGACTGGGGGTGGGGGAGGAGAACGGACCGGAGCTGCACACGGCGGTGAAGGTGGTGTGGTCGCGGAAGAACGGGCACACCTGGCCGCCGGGCATGGGCTTGGCGTTCGAGGAACTGGATGCTGCGAACCTCGAGAGATTGAGGCAGATCATCTCCCACGAGCAGACCCGCTGGCCCGGGGCCTGA
- a CDS encoding metallophosphoesterase family protein, translating into MRIAVISDIHSNIEALTEVLRAADRHKVDRIVSLGDIVGYGASPNECCELVRSVTEVTLLGNHDAAVAGRMDYSYYYDAARHALDWSASVLSDENISWLRSLPYTYRMGEVGFCHGSPVEPKAYEYIFALEQARELTPFVAELPEVTFIGHSHLCKAFAIGNGEVNDVVAQKFGIRRGYKYIISVGSVGQPRDYDNRACFVICDTDARTVEYTRVEYDIETSAQKIFDADLALNFGKRLFLGV; encoded by the coding sequence ATGCGGATCGCCGTCATCTCCGACATCCACAGCAACATCGAGGCGCTCACCGAGGTGCTCCGCGCGGCGGATCGGCACAAGGTAGACCGCATCGTCTCGCTGGGAGACATCGTCGGTTACGGCGCTTCGCCCAACGAGTGCTGTGAGCTGGTGCGCTCGGTGACGGAAGTCACGCTGCTGGGCAACCACGACGCGGCGGTGGCCGGCCGCATGGACTACTCGTACTACTACGACGCGGCGAGGCACGCGCTGGACTGGTCCGCCAGCGTGTTGTCGGACGAGAACATCTCGTGGCTGCGCAGCCTGCCGTACACCTACCGCATGGGCGAGGTGGGCTTCTGCCACGGCTCGCCGGTGGAGCCCAAGGCGTACGAGTACATCTTCGCGCTGGAGCAGGCCCGGGAGCTGACGCCCTTCGTGGCGGAGCTGCCGGAAGTGACGTTCATCGGCCACAGCCACCTGTGCAAGGCGTTCGCCATCGGCAACGGCGAGGTGAACGACGTGGTGGCCCAGAAGTTCGGCATCCGCCGGGGCTACAAGTACATCATCTCGGTGGGCAGCGTGGGGCAGCCGCGGGACTACGACAACCGGGCCTGCTTCGTCATCTGCGACACGGACGCGCGCACGGTGGAGTACACCCGTGTGGAGTACGACATCGAGACGTCCGCGCAGAAGATCTTCGACGCGGACCTGGCGCTCAATTTCGGCAAGCGACTGTTCCTGGGTGTCTGA
- the miaA gene encoding tRNA (adenosine(37)-N6)-dimethylallyltransferase MiaA: MKPRLTVIAGPTASGKTAIAVELARRAGGEIVNADSQQVYRSFDLGTAKPSAEELAAVPHHLISVVDPLESFSAAEYQRRADAAIEDIASRGRPVFVVGGTGLYLRILLHGVVEAPGADPTLRASLEALAAAEGREAVHRKLAEVDPETAAKLPTQDLVRTIRALEIHAQTGVPASQWRREHGFAPDRYPFRLFVLEPERESLYRAINARTEGMFARGLVEETRELLARGYAAAAPMRSVGYVQARAVVEGRMTREEAIQDTAQETRRYAKRQLTWFRKEAGAVHVAPPYEVLRTLES; encoded by the coding sequence GTGAAGCCACGGCTCACCGTCATTGCGGGCCCGACGGCCTCGGGCAAGACGGCGATCGCCGTGGAGCTGGCCCGGCGCGCTGGCGGGGAGATCGTCAACGCGGACTCGCAGCAGGTGTACCGCTCCTTCGACCTGGGTACGGCCAAGCCGTCCGCCGAGGAGCTGGCCGCGGTGCCGCACCACCTGATCTCCGTGGTGGATCCACTCGAGTCGTTCTCCGCGGCGGAGTATCAGCGCCGGGCGGACGCGGCCATCGAGGACATCGCCTCGCGAGGGCGTCCGGTGTTCGTGGTGGGAGGCACGGGCCTGTACCTGCGCATCCTGCTCCACGGGGTGGTGGAGGCACCGGGAGCAGATCCCACGCTCCGCGCTTCCTTGGAGGCGCTGGCGGCCGCCGAGGGCCGGGAGGCCGTACACCGCAAGCTCGCCGAGGTGGATCCGGAGACGGCGGCGAAGCTGCCGACGCAGGATCTGGTCCGCACCATCCGGGCGCTGGAGATCCACGCGCAGACGGGTGTGCCGGCCTCGCAGTGGCGGCGGGAGCACGGCTTCGCGCCGGACCGCTACCCGTTCCGACTGTTCGTGTTGGAACCGGAGCGGGAGTCGCTCTACCGCGCCATCAACGCGCGCACGGAGGGCATGTTCGCGCGGGGACTCGTGGAAGAGACGCGGGAGCTCCTGGCGCGCGGCTACGCGGCAGCGGCCCCCATGCGCAGCGTGGGCTACGTCCAGGCCCGCGCCGTCGTCGAGGGTCGGATGACGCGAGAGGAGGCCATTCAGGACACGGCGCAAGAGACACGCCGGTACGCCAAGCGGCAGCTCACCTGGTTCCGCAAGGAGGCTGGGGCGGTGCATGTGGCACCGCCGTATGAGGTGCTGAGGACGCTGGAGAGCTGA
- a CDS encoding diguanylate cyclase translates to MERRGRGSERALVLIIEDDAGVRESLLDLLDSRFEVLTASDAEAGIELAREQGPDLILLDRFLPSGDGLSVLEALQGDVRTEALPVIFLTGDTDEATLERCLDMGAVDFIQKPASARELLARIDRALRQSEQQHRLRVLAQTDALTGLANFRALTLRMEEEFRRASRYQYPLSVVVIDLDHLKAINDGMGHDVGNRAILALASHLKSNLRDSDFAARFGGDEFVALLPHQTAMEAAAFAERIRAGLRNVIVQRSDGRPAPFGLSVSVGIADHSQETPRENTDALLKAADAALYVAKREGRDRVVVYGASMAVHLSAVAQRH, encoded by the coding sequence ATGGAACGGCGCGGCCGTGGCAGTGAGCGGGCCCTCGTCCTCATCATCGAGGACGATGCAGGTGTTCGAGAAAGTCTCCTGGATCTCCTCGATTCGCGATTCGAGGTGCTCACCGCGAGTGATGCCGAGGCTGGCATCGAGCTTGCCCGCGAGCAGGGGCCAGATCTCATCCTTCTGGACCGTTTCCTGCCCAGCGGGGATGGGCTGTCGGTCTTGGAGGCCCTGCAGGGCGATGTGCGCACCGAGGCGCTGCCGGTCATCTTCCTCACGGGAGACACCGACGAGGCCACCTTGGAGCGCTGCCTGGACATGGGAGCCGTGGACTTCATCCAGAAGCCGGCAAGCGCGCGCGAGTTGCTGGCGCGCATCGACCGGGCCCTGCGTCAGAGCGAGCAGCAGCACCGCCTGCGGGTGCTCGCCCAGACGGACGCCCTCACGGGCCTGGCCAACTTCCGGGCGCTCACCCTGCGCATGGAGGAGGAGTTCCGACGCGCCAGCCGCTACCAGTATCCGCTCTCGGTGGTGGTCATCGATCTGGATCACCTCAAGGCCATCAATGACGGGATGGGCCATGACGTGGGCAACCGGGCCATCCTGGCGCTCGCCTCCCACCTGAAGAGCAACCTGCGCGACTCGGACTTCGCGGCGCGCTTTGGCGGGGATGAGTTCGTCGCGCTGCTGCCCCACCAGACGGCCATGGAGGCGGCGGCCTTCGCCGAGCGCATCCGCGCCGGGCTTCGCAACGTGATCGTCCAGCGCAGCGACGGCCGGCCCGCTCCGTTCGGGCTGAGCGTGAGCGTGGGCATCGCGGACCACTCGCAGGAGACGCCCCGGGAGAACACGGACGCGCTGCTGAAGGCGGCGGACGCGGCCCTCTACGTGGCCAAGCGCGAGGGACGGGATCGGGTGGTGGTGTACGGCGCCTCGATGGCGGTCCACCTCTCGGCGGTAGCGCAGCGACACTGA
- a CDS encoding PfkB family carbohydrate kinase translates to MSLLVVGSVALDSVETPFGVKDEVLGGSATFFSTSASFFNPVKLVAVVGEDFPEAHVQFLRSRGVDLEGLIREKGRTFRWKGKYGYQLNEAQTLDTQLNVFQSFSPKLPESYRNPTHVFLGNIHPELQSQVLDQVKSPRLVAADTMNFWIQGSRQALLQTLKRVDLLFVNDAEARQLAGEHNILKAARAILGMGPSRVVIKRGEYGALLLEREHIFVCPAMPLEEVFDPTGAGDTFAGGFMGTLATSEKLDRDTLRRAMVMGSVMASFTVERFSLDRLRELTQREIHARFSEFKRLTHFEDLGPLEG, encoded by the coding sequence ATGTCTCTCCTCGTCGTTGGCTCGGTCGCGCTGGATTCGGTGGAAACCCCCTTCGGGGTGAAGGACGAAGTCCTCGGGGGCTCGGCCACCTTCTTCTCCACCTCGGCCTCCTTCTTCAACCCCGTGAAGCTCGTGGCGGTGGTGGGCGAGGACTTCCCCGAAGCGCACGTGCAGTTCCTGCGCTCGCGTGGTGTGGACCTCGAGGGCCTCATCCGTGAGAAGGGCCGCACCTTCCGCTGGAAGGGCAAGTACGGCTACCAGCTCAACGAGGCGCAGACGCTGGACACCCAGCTCAACGTCTTCCAGAGCTTCTCGCCCAAGCTGCCCGAGTCCTACCGCAACCCCACCCACGTCTTCCTGGGCAACATCCACCCGGAGCTCCAGTCCCAGGTGCTGGACCAGGTGAAGAGCCCCCGCCTCGTGGCCGCCGACACCATGAACTTCTGGATCCAGGGCAGCCGTCAGGCCCTGCTCCAGACGCTCAAGCGCGTGGACCTGCTCTTCGTCAACGACGCCGAGGCGCGCCAGCTCGCCGGCGAGCACAACATCCTCAAGGCCGCCCGCGCCATCCTCGGCATGGGCCCCAGCCGTGTCGTCATCAAGCGCGGCGAGTACGGCGCGCTGCTGCTCGAGCGCGAGCACATCTTCGTCTGCCCCGCCATGCCGCTGGAGGAGGTGTTCGACCCGACCGGCGCCGGAGACACCTTCGCTGGCGGCTTCATGGGCACCTTGGCCACCTCCGAGAAGCTCGATCGTGACACGCTGCGTCGCGCCATGGTCATGGGCAGCGTCATGGCTTCCTTCACCGTGGAGCGCTTCAGCCTGGACCGTCTGCGCGAGTTGACGCAGCGTGAAATCCACGCCCGCTTCAGTGAATTCAAGCGGTTGACGCACTTCGAGGACCTCGGCCCCTTGGAGGGGTGA